The DNA segment AATGAGTGTTGAAGAGTAGACTGAGTGTTTAgttaattaatatcaattcaCATTGTATGCGTTGTCCCCTTTCAATAACAGCTTATTTCGTAGGGTTCAATTATAGTTTTTGTTACTATCTTTTATAGTTAGGTTAGATTCGGTTTAGTTTGCTAAACTCTTTGGTCAACCTAGGTTCTATCTATTGCCCATGTCATTCAAATATACGCAATGAACGAAAATAGACAGAATGCTATTAACTAATAATGAtagagaaagaaagaataaTAGATTACTTACTAAATTAATAGCGTAAATCCAAGAAAATGGTTAGGATTAAGAAACtatataaattgaattattcaatttaatctatattataatcgtatattattttttgttcttgttATAATTATTCGTCTTCATTAATTGATACCTTTGTTGCGTGGGTGTactatcaatattttttcttctttcccgtgaaatttattattaacattgtacattttataattgCAAAGTTTTGTTCATCATCGAAGTACTGTTGTAATCacttaaaaaaaattattaaaaagactatcatataatattaaacaatcattcatatataattttaaacaCAGTATAAAAAACATAGTAGATAATGTCAGAAGATCGGTTTAAAGGTAGCAATGGCAGTGATCCCAGTCAAATATCTCAATCATCAACATTGAAtgtattgaaaaatttattagcaAATACTTTGAAGTCTTCAAACTGTATACCTAAGCATATTGGATTTGTTATGGATGGTAATAGAAGATATgccaaaaaaaatgatcTGGAGATTAAAGAAGGACACGAAGCAGGGTTTATTAGTATGGCTAAAATATTAGAACTTTGTTATCAAGCAGGTGTTGAAACAACAACAGTGTTTGCGTTttctattgaaaattttaaaagaacaTCATCTGAGGTTGAccaattaatgaatttagcTCGTAATAGGGTCAAACAAATAACAGAGAATGGTGAATTGGCTGAAACATTCGGAGTCAGAGTTAGAGTAATTGGTGatctttctttattatcatcCGAAGTATTGGAAGAAATAAGCGATGCCGTTGAAGttaccaaaaaaaataaaagagcTACATTAAACATTTGCTTCCCATATACTGGTAGAGAAGAAATTTATCATTCCATTAATAagaatattaaacaaaCACTTCAACATAAAcaagataaaattgatgaagacactttaaattataatttatacaCTGCACATTTACCTAAACTTGAACTTTTGATAAGAACAAGTGGTGAAACAAGACTAAGTGACTTTATGTTATGGCAAGTTTGCGAAAGAGGTGTTATGattgaatttttagatGTCTTATGGCCAGATTTCACGCCATATCAAATGGCATacatattaatgaaatacatttataaaaaatcagTTGGTAAACCATTAAGAAATATATCACTGGGCACAGAATATGACGGTGAAATCcaaactaataataatactactaataataataacaagaataataacaataacaatcataataataataatgataacaaCAGGAATGATAAAAGTTGtaattaatgattttaataataatgataataatagaaaaagacatttaaaataatttcagaAGGTAAGAGACAAtaacaattataaaaaataaaacatgCTGGTCTATTTCTTACAATATCTCTTGCTTGAGTTTCTTTATGAACATATCCATTGAATTTTCTGAGAATTCAGGCTCATcgttatttattataaagCAAGACTGTTTCCAATTTCCCTGttctctttattatttgataagaAAGTTCACTAAcaatattcttttaatattgGGCTTTTGAAGTAAGCAACCAAAAAATGGATCACTAATACCTAGCGAATTTTGAGATATAAAGTTTTTAGTGGATCGACAGTTTGCATCTGCATTTACCTTCTGTATGTTATATTGTCATAAAACTCTGcatgtaaaatatttaataatacgTATAAATATGTAACTATTTCCAACCCAAATACAACATTAATCAGAATCATAATAACAGTagcaatatttaaatagtGAAGATTAATAATGGAACTAtatcataaataaattacGGAGAAATAAAACACAGATTTATATAACATTGTTCCTTAGTCATCataatattgtaatattcGAATAAAAATCATGAAttactttattattaacaattttcaatataagcaaaataaaaaagtttAAAACCATTAGAGTGGATCCCTAAATCATAATTCATGGAATATGATTAACAGATGAGATGCAAAAAAAAACTTCTATCTCAAAGATACCATCCTCCATTCTATATTGAAATCAGCGAATATAATTAGTAGTAATATCCttaaaagaaacaaagacattatgaaaaagaaatgagCATCATGTTGCATGTTTAATATCCAATATTAAAACAGCTAAAATCTCAATTCAATCTCTTTTCTGTTTACTATTTATAAGCTTCTTCACCACATTTTGTAGTGaatacaatttttaaaaccAGTAATTAATTAGTCTTAATGattaaagttaaaatttaagaatgaaatatatatatattcatatcaTACTAACTCGTGCccttttttttctatttttattttctttaacttaaaatatttagatataGAAAGATTTCTCTGTATCTACATACATCGCTATGCTACTTCGGTCAGAAGAATTATCACTTTTCAATAATCCCTCTTATTCTTTGGAACTACAATCTTATGATAACCATTAAATAGGTATAAGAAATTAAcaataatcaattaacaAGTTAGTCCATAATATCATCTCTCTCTTTTTACATATCTTGTTCTAATACATCaatacaatatatacatgACTTCAGTCAACTTTTGACATTAGATTTTAAGGGTTCCTTAGAGGTTTTCTATAGTAAAAAAATAGAGATGGGTCAAAATCTAAAAggtaaaaatattcaaaaaaatacatCATCGTTATACgtattcaatatatatatgccTCTGCTCAATTACataaatcattaaatagACGTTATTTTGTATgaatattcaaatcaaCCCTTAGTTATCTCATAAAGCATACTgaaaaaaggaaaaaaaaaggaacaataaataaacgCGCCACAAGAAAAAGAcaagatatataataagaAAAGCGTTTTGTAGTAACATAATTCGATACAATAAAAGTTGTTTAGaatcatatataaataaacattctaaatcatatatatcaaGATTAAAAGTTCTAAGATCtacaatataataaagtattttaaattcaactGTTTTAATACTTAAATATAACACACTTACCtattaattgtatttaataatagGAATATAAGTACTTTTTTGATCATTTCACTTTtatatcttcatcaaaCTCTTTTTTATTCTATTCTATTTGTTAACCCATTCATTAATTATCGTATTGACAGAGAATTAGTATAAATTACAATAAGAAGCagtataaaaaataaatctatTCACtaattaacaaaaaaattataataacgCAACctataaaattttaacttAAAGTATGACTAAAtctgaaaataaaatcactATTATATCTCCCTTAGAAACTGTTGATAACAacacaaataaatatatgattGGGAATAGACCTAAACCAAGAAGGTTATCATCCTTGAAGGACTTTAAAGATCCCTTTATGAATCCTGATAAATATTATGGACCTAAAACTAATCCAGAAGATGACGATTTAGAGTTACACTCTGATGATGAATTAGCTAGACAAAGCACTATTAAGAGTAAAAAATATACCAAACTAGATCATATCGATGACATCAAAAAATCgttaaagaataaaaaaacaagGACGAGGACTATGAGTGCCATTGGTGGTATCTCTTTTtataagaaaaatgaaGAGTTTAATCAACATCCCattagaagaagaggaTCTGAAGATGATGTTCTTTTAAGTGGTAAAGGTAATCGTCGTTTTTTCATTGAAGATGTTAATTCAACtttgaaagaattattacTTACTGAAGATACTGattcaaattatcaaataacaattgaagataaagGTCCTAAGGTTTTAAGAATCGGTACTGCCAATTCAGATggttataaatatataaatgttaGGGGTACCTACATGTTATCAAATCTTTTACAAGAATTAACAATTGCAAAAAGTTTTGGTAGacatcaaatatttttagatGAAGCTCGAATCAATGAGAATCCAGTAAGTAGATTAACTAGATTAATTTCTACTCAATTTTGGGATTCATTAACTAGAAAAGTTGATTTAAACAACATTGCTACTTTAGCAAAAGATACAAAAATTGATGCCCCTGGAGCCAAAAATCCAAGAATTTATGTTCCATACAATTGCCCAGAACAATTTGAGTTCTATGTACAAGCGTCACAAATGAATCCTTCTTGGAAACTAGAAGTAGAATATTTACCGAAGGACATCACTCCAGAGTATGTTCAATCAATCAATGGTACTCCAGGTTTACTGGCATTGGCAATGGAAGAACATATTGATCCATCCACTGGTGAGAAGGCATTAATCGGAATTCCTTATGCAGTGCCTGGAGGTAggtttaatgaattatatgGATGGGATTCATATATGATGACTTTAGGTCTCTTGGAAAGTGGAAAAGTAGACGTTGCCAAAGGAATGGTTGAAcactttatttttgaaattgagCATTATGGAAAAATCTTAAACGCTAATAGAAGTTACTACCTCTGTAGATCACAGCCACCCTTTTTAACGGATATGGCTTTAGTcgtttttaataaaattggcGGTGATCAGAACCCTGATGCCATAGACTTTTTAAGGAGAGCAATGAAAGCAGCTATAAAGGAGTATAAAACTGTATGGATGGCCGAACCTAGACTAGATCCTGAAACTGGATTATCATGTTATCATCCTGATGGTAAAGGTATTCCTCCAGAAACAGAAAGTGAACACTTTGATACAATTCTAGCCCCATACGCTATGAAATATAAAGTTTCTATAGAGGAACTCAAAACATTGTATAATGAGGAAAAAGTAAACGAACCTGCATTAGATGATTTTTTCTTACACGACAGAGCAGTAAGAGAGTCTGGGCATGATACCACTTATAGATTTGAAGGTGTCTGTGCATACTTAGCGACAGCAGActtaaattcattattatacaAATACGAAAATGACATTGCAGATTTTATTTCTACATACTGTGATGACAAATTCTATGATGACAGAGATGATACTATAACGGATTCAAAACATTGGAGAAACTTAGCAGAATTAAGAAAAAGTAGAAT comes from the Tetrapisispora phaffii CBS 4417 chromosome 1, complete genome genome and includes:
- the RER2 gene encoding ditrans,polycis-polyprenyl diphosphate synthase (similar to Saccharomyces cerevisiae RER2 (YBR002C); ancestral locus Anc_3.203), with protein sequence MSEDRFKGSNGSDPSQISQSSTLNVLKNLLANTLKSSNCIPKHIGFVMDGNRRYAKKNDLEIKEGHEAGFISMAKILELCYQAGVETTTVFAFSIENFKRTSSEVDQLMNLARNRVKQITENGELAETFGVRVRVIGDLSLLSSEVLEEISDAVEVTKKNKRATLNICFPYTGREEIYHSINKNIKQTLQHKQDKIDEDTLNYNLYTAHLPKLELLIRTSGETRLSDFMLWQVCERGVMIEFLDVLWPDFTPYQMAYILMKYIYKKSVGKPLRNISLGTEYDGEIQTNNNTTNNNNKNNNNNNHNNNNDNNRNDKSCN
- the TPHA0A04480 gene encoding alpha,alpha-trehalase NTH2 (similar to Saccharomyces cerevisiae NTH2 (YBR001C) and NTH1 (YDR001C); ancestral locus Anc_3.205) codes for the protein MTKSENKITIISPLETVDNNTNKYMIGNRPKPRRLSSLKDFKDPFMNPDKYYGPKTNPEDDDLELHSDDELARQSTIKSKKYTKLDHIDDIKKSLKNKKTRTRTMSAIGGISFYKKNEEFNQHPIRRRGSEDDVLLSGKGNRRFFIEDVNSTLKELLLTEDTDSNYQITIEDKGPKVLRIGTANSDGYKYINVRGTYMLSNLLQELTIAKSFGRHQIFLDEARINENPVSRLTRLISTQFWDSLTRKVDLNNIATLAKDTKIDAPGAKNPRIYVPYNCPEQFEFYVQASQMNPSWKLEVEYLPKDITPEYVQSINGTPGLLALAMEEHIDPSTGEKALIGIPYAVPGGRFNELYGWDSYMMTLGLLESGKVDVAKGMVEHFIFEIEHYGKILNANRSYYLCRSQPPFLTDMALVVFNKIGGDQNPDAIDFLRRAMKAAIKEYKTVWMAEPRLDPETGLSCYHPDGKGIPPETESEHFDTILAPYAMKYKVSIEELKTLYNEEKVNEPALDDFFLHDRAVRESGHDTTYRFEGVCAYLATADLNSLLYKYENDIADFISTYCDDKFYDDRDDTITDSKHWRNLAELRKSRITKYMWDEEKGFFFDYNVKFKERTSYESATSFWTLWAGLATQEQAQILVKKALPKLEVLGGLVACSEESRGPISVNRPPRQWDYPFGWAPHQILAWKGLENYGFTCIANRLVYRWCYIMTKAFVDFNGIVVEKYDLTRATDPHKVDAEYGNQGADVKGVAREGFGWVNASYILGLKYMNNHARRALGSCIPPIPFLNSLRTEEKSLYGL